The sequence below is a genomic window from Bernardetia sp..
TAGCTTCTAATAAAATTGAACTCAATTCTTCTGATTCTTCTTTATGTAATTTGGCTTCTTTTTGTAGAGCAATATTGTATTCATCAATTTCAGTTTGGTGTCTTTCTAAAGCTGCTGGGACAGTTCTTAAAAAGCCATATAAAAGACCACTATACAAGACAATAGCAACAAAATTAGCAACAATTCCAAAACTGATAGCCTGCCACCCTTCCAAATAGCCTTTCATTATATCTTTTCTATAACGAAAAAGCCCTAGTACCAATAATCCAAAATAGATAGGCATAAACATAAATTCGTGTTCTCTGAATGGATTTTTTCCTAACAAGTGAAAACTAACATTGAGAAGTAGAACTCCAACAGCCATAGTGGCAGCCGTAAGAAAGGCATATTTCCAAAAAGGATTTTTCATTTTTTATATAAATACGGATGATATATTCTGATATAAGTTGCAAAAATACATATCCTTTTATTGGTTTCCTTGTTTGATAGAGGATTTTTATAACTTTTTAAACAGACTAAAAGTCCATTCTGCTATATTTTGAAAATGCCTAAAGATTTCATTATTTTACTAAAAATTTCTTTTTAAAAACAATAAATTCAAAATACGATGAGCAATATTTTATATGATGAAGTGCCTTCAGTAGATTTGGCAGACTTCAGAGCAGGTGGCGAGCGCAAAGCTAAATTTGTAAAAGAGCTAGGGCAGGCGTGGGAAAATATTGGTTTTGTAGCTGTAAAAAACCACGGTTTGGCAGATGATGATAGAGACAAACTATATGATTCTGTACAAGAATTTTTTCAGTTAGATGAAGAGACGAAACGCAAATATGAAAATTTGGCTCTTGCTGGACAGCGTGGTTATATCAGTAAGGGTAGAGAAACAGCAAAAGGTTTCAAAACACCAGATTTGAAAGAGTTTTACCATGTCGGACAAATTTTTGAAGAAAGCGAAAAAGAAAACGATTCGGCTTTGAAGGAGTACCCAGATAATATTTTTCCACAAGAAACTCCAGAATTTGAAAAATATACAAAGCACGCTTACCAAACATTAGAAAATTCGGGTAAAGAGCTTTTGCAAGCTGCTGCGTTATATTTAGGCTTAGACGAACATTATTTTGATGACAAAATCCATAATGGAAATAGTATTTTGAGAGCAATTCACTATTTTCCTATTCCAAACCCTGAAGAATTAGCTCCTGATGCTGTTCGTGCTGCTGCACATGGCGACATCAATTTGATTACGCTTTTGATGGGTGCAAGTGCTGATGGCTTGCAGGTGTTGCGTCGTGATGACAAATGGATTCCGATTACTGCCCTTCCTGAGCAAGTAGTTGTAAATGTTGGTGATATGCTTTCTCGTTTGACAAACAACAAACTCAAATCTACGATTCACAGAGTAGTAAATCCTCCAAAGGACAAAATGAATACATCTCGTTATTCAATTCCATTCTTTATGCATCCACGTTCGGAAATGGACTTGACGTGTTTGGATAATTGTATTGATAAAGAAAATCCAAAACAGTTTGAAGACATCACAGCAGGAGAGTTTTTGAATGAGCGTCTGATAGAACTTGGTTTGAAAAAAGCATAATTGAATTGTGAATTATGAATGGTAAGTGATGAACGGAAAACCGTATTTCATTTACCATTCATCACTTATAATTTATCATTCAAGAACTATTTTCTTTGAAACAAAAACTTTACAAAATCAAAAGCTGAATCTGCTATATTTCTTCCAATTAAGTCCATTGCAAAATT
It includes:
- a CDS encoding DUF4199 domain-containing protein; this encodes MKNPFWKYAFLTAATMAVGVLLLNVSFHLLGKNPFREHEFMFMPIYFGLLVLGLFRYRKDIMKGYLEGWQAISFGIVANFVAIVLYSGLLYGFLRTVPAALERHQTEIDEYNIALQKEAKLHKEESEELSSILLEATKNNPRITPSAIAIDKFVKVGTIGFIIAMVASLFMIKKNPNAKT
- a CDS encoding isopenicillin N synthase family dioxygenase, producing MSNILYDEVPSVDLADFRAGGERKAKFVKELGQAWENIGFVAVKNHGLADDDRDKLYDSVQEFFQLDEETKRKYENLALAGQRGYISKGRETAKGFKTPDLKEFYHVGQIFEESEKENDSALKEYPDNIFPQETPEFEKYTKHAYQTLENSGKELLQAAALYLGLDEHYFDDKIHNGNSILRAIHYFPIPNPEELAPDAVRAAAHGDINLITLLMGASADGLQVLRRDDKWIPITALPEQVVVNVGDMLSRLTNNKLKSTIHRVVNPPKDKMNTSRYSIPFFMHPRSEMDLTCLDNCIDKENPKQFEDITAGEFLNERLIELGLKKA